A single region of the Chitinophaga niabensis genome encodes:
- a CDS encoding TlpA disulfide reductase family protein, with translation MRKALAIIGLTGCMYSTCMAQDFTLSGKFSGAATPYIYLRYNNVLDSTVIKNGGFTFKGIINGPTNAYLYRNPVTWRSEDPNLYSFFLEPGTLTAEVKENEVNNSRIKGSATQADMDELKKLKAPIQKEWEPFFKMLDSVNKIDNFKFQEAKSGLKPYYAAMEKIDFAYIDKHPTSFLSAHLLRGYLHSISTEKLTAYYKQFPENVKATAGKTINEELERRKLGVEGTVAADFSAPDINDQPLKLSDYRGKYVLIDFWASWCLPCRKGNPHLKKLYAAYKDKGLEIIGVSDDDRKPDAWKKAVEQDGISMWKHVLRGLDMDKLRAGIYNERDISKKYGIYSLPTKILIDPQGKVIARYEGDEKDEAEMDKKLKAVFGQ, from the coding sequence ATGAGAAAAGCTCTTGCTATCATTGGGTTAACAGGATGTATGTATAGTACATGTATGGCCCAGGATTTCACCCTGTCCGGAAAATTCTCCGGCGCTGCAACACCTTATATTTATCTCCGTTATAATAATGTGTTGGATAGTACTGTTATTAAAAATGGCGGGTTCACCTTTAAGGGAATAATCAATGGTCCAACAAATGCCTATCTCTACCGTAATCCTGTTACCTGGCGCAGTGAAGATCCCAATCTTTATTCTTTCTTCCTGGAACCAGGTACACTTACTGCAGAGGTGAAAGAGAATGAAGTTAACAATAGCCGGATCAAAGGCTCCGCCACCCAGGCAGATATGGATGAATTAAAGAAGCTGAAAGCCCCTATCCAGAAAGAATGGGAACCTTTTTTCAAAATGCTGGATTCTGTGAACAAGATAGACAACTTTAAGTTCCAGGAAGCAAAGAGCGGGCTGAAGCCATATTACGCAGCAATGGAGAAGATCGATTTTGCTTATATCGACAAACACCCAACTTCTTTCCTGAGCGCTCATTTACTCAGAGGGTATCTCCATTCCATCAGCACGGAAAAACTAACGGCTTATTATAAGCAGTTTCCCGAAAACGTAAAAGCAACCGCCGGTAAAACCATCAATGAAGAACTGGAAAGAAGGAAACTGGGTGTGGAAGGCACTGTAGCGGCCGATTTTTCAGCACCTGATATCAATGACCAGCCGCTAAAGCTCTCCGACTACAGAGGAAAATATGTGCTGATAGATTTCTGGGCAAGCTGGTGTTTACCCTGCCGGAAAGGGAACCCTCACTTAAAGAAACTCTATGCTGCATATAAGGATAAAGGTCTTGAGATCATCGGCGTTTCTGACGACGACAGGAAACCAGATGCCTGGAAAAAAGCAGTAGAACAAGATGGGATCAGTATGTGGAAACATGTTCTGCGCGGCCTGGATATGGATAAGTTAAGAGCCGGCATCTATAATGAAAGAGATATTTCTAAGAAATATGGCATCTATTCACTTCCTACAAAAATACTGATCGATCCACAAGGCAAAGTGATTGCGCGTTATGAGGGGGATGAAAAAGATGAAGCGGAAATGGACAAAAAACTAAAAGCAGTATTCGGTCAATAA
- a CDS encoding SusC/RagA family TonB-linked outer membrane protein encodes MILTAWCQTKQGTLCLPTKVKKLGLLLLLVFSGLAGHAQVVTLKLHNEPLAKVFKEIEKQTSLTFIYGKTQLDNAKTVDITVEKVPLRVALDYCFMNQELRYYIRDEKYIVVINRERYISDRGNVTTTTPTRVTEVTGRVTDEKDQPLEGVTVRTAYKATSVTKIVNTDQNGDYKINVADNTNLEFSFIGYQSKNITVKAGGRYNVVLEIVPAKLDELVITGYTAKSAKELTGSVQKVTGDQLRSSVSTPNALSMLKGKTTGLYITETTGEAGAKGQVIERGQSSMATATNSYYGPLYVVDGVITNYQSLQDAVNPADVEDISILKDASSTAIYGSRAAQGVIVVTTKRGKRGKLGVNLAMQYGSVQPVRDIRFMNTTELISFMDKQMQRYWEQTPSIQATFPNVADFINQRRTYSDADRNNNFNWEDAIYSNGNFRNTELSISSGSDKTKFYGSVAWYKENGALYDNTFDRKSIRLNIDQTLSDKFTASIGISSILDKTVKRNGVPELYMIQPFQNPYGANGKLADSLPVKQSNNYGPAYTTWTQNFLAETQYDNTAITNVQNHLGSLRLRYDIFPWLYIQSSNSLNYMGTSFNSYFDPRSYSGKYGGYPYLFTAASLVIPNGTLSIRDTKYTDYLTSNTLNFRKSFGKHSVFALVGQEWGKRTTEVMTTDMYNLLPGERNMGAAKGYGTAVYLAYITPTTAPYAPAGSYQERATFSTFGQADYNYDQRYYASVAIRTDATTNFGRDKRYGTFYSVSGGWLLSNEAFLAGNSVINNLKLRAVYGTSGRDLGDGYLNTTFYTDGLRYGTQTNVGSTISQLANPGISWETMYNSNVGLDLGVWNRIELTVDAYHKRSAGLLQNVTLTSAQGSLSQYQNIGEIINEGLEIMLNTHTVKSRKFNWYTNFNISFNKNHISALYQDSLRDSYSGSYYRKIGEDINVIKAIKFVGINPANGNMIHQNVDASGKVTNVEGIGNTTNLANWQVVGSATPKFFGGITNTFKYMNFTLSMEWWFQYGNYVMMSLVSNFQSPSAPRLGRNNVLFGDNQHVWQGPGDTEANYPDVFSTNANAWSALTYRSSRLWGNASHARLRNIRLSYDLPRALTQRWKLQNVTAYVSGDNLAVIKHKDFVGADPEGAVLNTSTSYGGVGTGFANPRRFLAGVNVAF; translated from the coding sequence ATGATTTTAACTGCTTGGTGCCAAACGAAGCAAGGTACCTTATGCCTGCCAACCAAAGTCAAAAAATTAGGCCTGTTACTACTGCTTGTTTTTTCCGGGTTAGCCGGCCATGCGCAAGTGGTTACATTGAAGCTTCACAATGAACCGCTTGCTAAAGTTTTTAAAGAGATAGAAAAACAGACCAGCCTCACCTTTATCTATGGAAAAACACAACTGGACAATGCAAAAACAGTAGACATTACGGTTGAAAAAGTACCACTGAGAGTGGCACTTGATTATTGCTTCATGAACCAGGAACTCCGGTACTATATAAGAGATGAGAAATATATAGTTGTGATCAACAGGGAACGTTATATCAGCGATAGAGGAAATGTAACTACAACCACACCTACCCGGGTAACTGAAGTTACAGGCCGCGTTACAGATGAAAAAGATCAGCCGCTGGAAGGTGTTACTGTAAGAACTGCATACAAAGCCACCAGCGTAACAAAGATCGTTAACACCGATCAGAATGGTGATTACAAGATTAACGTAGCTGATAACACCAACCTGGAATTCAGCTTTATTGGTTACCAGTCAAAAAACATCACCGTGAAAGCCGGTGGCCGTTACAACGTAGTACTGGAAATAGTTCCCGCGAAGCTGGACGAACTGGTGATCACGGGTTATACCGCCAAAAGTGCCAAAGAACTCACCGGCTCCGTTCAGAAAGTTACAGGTGATCAGTTAAGAAGCAGCGTTAGCACGCCGAATGCATTATCTATGCTGAAAGGTAAAACTACCGGCTTATACATTACGGAAACAACCGGCGAAGCCGGTGCTAAAGGACAGGTAATAGAACGCGGCCAATCCTCCATGGCCACTGCCACCAATAGTTATTATGGCCCACTGTATGTTGTAGATGGTGTGATCACCAACTATCAATCATTACAGGATGCCGTGAATCCCGCCGACGTGGAAGATATCTCCATACTTAAAGACGCATCCTCTACGGCTATTTATGGTTCCCGTGCCGCTCAGGGTGTAATTGTTGTAACCACCAAACGAGGCAAAAGAGGGAAACTCGGTGTGAACCTGGCCATGCAATATGGTAGTGTGCAACCGGTACGTGATATCCGCTTCATGAACACCACCGAGCTAATCTCCTTTATGGATAAGCAAATGCAACGTTACTGGGAGCAAACACCATCTATCCAGGCAACCTTCCCTAACGTAGCAGACTTCATCAACCAGCGCAGAACTTATTCAGATGCAGACCGTAATAATAACTTCAATTGGGAAGACGCCATCTACAGTAACGGTAATTTCCGCAACACAGAGCTGAGCATCAGCAGCGGTTCAGATAAAACGAAGTTCTATGGCAGTGTAGCCTGGTATAAAGAAAACGGCGCATTGTATGATAATACCTTCGACAGAAAAAGCATTCGCCTGAACATCGACCAGACGCTTTCGGACAAGTTTACTGCCAGCATTGGCATCAGTTCCATCCTGGACAAAACAGTGAAGCGCAATGGTGTTCCGGAATTATATATGATCCAGCCTTTCCAGAACCCCTACGGCGCAAATGGTAAACTGGCGGATAGCCTTCCCGTTAAACAATCCAACAACTACGGCCCTGCCTACACCACCTGGACGCAGAACTTCCTGGCGGAAACGCAATATGACAATACGGCCATTACCAATGTGCAAAATCACCTGGGCTCACTTCGGTTGAGGTATGATATCTTCCCCTGGCTGTATATCCAGAGTTCAAACTCGCTGAACTATATGGGCACTTCCTTCAACTCCTATTTCGACCCTCGTTCCTATTCCGGCAAATATGGCGGATATCCTTACCTGTTCACAGCGGCGAGCCTGGTGATCCCTAACGGTACTTTATCCATCAGAGACACGAAGTACACCGACTATCTTACTTCCAATACGCTGAACTTCCGCAAATCCTTCGGCAAACATTCCGTATTCGCACTCGTAGGTCAGGAATGGGGGAAACGTACAACCGAAGTAATGACTACGGATATGTACAACCTGTTACCGGGCGAAAGGAATATGGGTGCTGCCAAAGGATATGGCACAGCAGTATATCTTGCTTACATTACCCCTACTACGGCTCCCTACGCACCTGCCGGTAGTTACCAGGAACGTGCTACATTTTCCACTTTCGGACAGGCTGACTATAATTATGATCAGCGTTATTACGCTTCCGTTGCCATCCGTACAGATGCCACAACGAATTTCGGAAGGGATAAACGATATGGTACGTTCTATTCTGTCAGCGGTGGATGGTTGTTATCCAACGAAGCATTCCTGGCAGGGAACAGCGTGATCAATAACCTGAAATTACGCGCAGTATATGGAACTTCCGGTCGTGATCTGGGAGATGGTTATCTGAATACCACTTTCTATACAGATGGATTAAGATATGGTACACAAACCAATGTTGGCTCTACCATCTCACAATTGGCTAATCCAGGTATTTCCTGGGAAACCATGTATAACAGCAATGTAGGCCTGGATCTGGGTGTATGGAACAGGATCGAGCTCACGGTTGATGCATACCATAAAAGAAGCGCCGGTCTGTTGCAGAATGTAACACTAACATCCGCCCAGGGTTCCCTCAGTCAATATCAGAACATTGGAGAGATCATCAATGAAGGGCTGGAGATCATGCTCAATACCCATACGGTGAAAAGCAGGAAATTTAACTGGTACACCAACTTCAACATCAGCTTCAACAAGAACCACATCTCCGCACTTTACCAGGATTCATTAAGGGATAGCTATTCCGGTTCCTATTACCGCAAGATCGGTGAAGATATCAATGTGATCAAAGCCATCAAATTTGTAGGCATCAATCCGGCTAATGGGAATATGATACATCAGAATGTAGACGCTTCCGGCAAAGTAACCAATGTGGAAGGCATCGGCAATACCACTAACCTGGCCAACTGGCAGGTGGTAGGTTCTGCTACTCCGAAATTCTTTGGCGGTATCACCAATACTTTCAAGTATATGAATTTCACCCTGAGCATGGAATGGTGGTTCCAGTACGGGAACTATGTGATGATGTCCCTTGTAAGTAACTTCCAGTCTCCCAGCGCACCAAGGCTGGGCAGGAACAATGTATTATTCGGCGATAACCAGCATGTATGGCAGGGCCCAGGTGATACAGAAGCTAACTATCCGGATGTGTTCAGTACCAACGCCAATGCATGGTCTGCACTTACTTACCGTTCTTCCCGTCTATGGGGAAATGCCAGTCATGCCAGGTTGCGTAACATAAGATTATCCTACGATCTGCCACGTGCCCTTACACAACGATGGAAACTGCAGAATGTCACTGCTTACGTAAGTGGTGATAACCTGGCGGTGATCAAACATAAAGATTTTGTGGGAGCAGATCCTGAAGGCGCCGTACTCAATACCAGTACTTCCTACGGTGGTGTAGGAACAGGTTTTGCCAACCCCAGGCGTTTCCTGGCAGGTGTTAATGTAGCATTCTAA
- a CDS encoding RagB/SusD family nutrient uptake outer membrane protein, translating to MKLINILGLTLLTGMFACNKELDKLRPHNVTYEDQQFSSPTGFTKAVWGVYASVAGSAVASSFNYNDLQLYLSEAHGNTIKALDAGINKNTDAFNYLNSAEKDLSYSYDYWRGSYNIILLINKILANVKDGETNPEILQAKGEALFLRAYVYFNLVRLYGKPYYQDAATSPGVMLIITDNNGLGFAPPRATVKEVYEQVTKDLLAAIPLLTQPRTNSFAGKYPAYALLSRVYLYMGGTFTQPDNAANAKAKEYADSVILNGGYALLQGTAYTSYYNTDNPGNKEDIFAVNTQYKNGLISNLYAMPSQINYSGGLYRPSPDLLGQLRTQDLRSKFYVKNVTPGNPNDSLASIKYMMGYVSLYSPSPARYLRLAEMYLNKAEAAVKAGDNNTAIISLNAIRSRAGIGDTTGITGEALFSEIVKQRRLELAFEGHVGYDYFRNGLPMVRNYTSNSSGPMTIQATNPKILLRLPSDEIIGNPNLKQNEQ from the coding sequence ATGAAACTTATAAATATACTAGGACTGACGCTGTTGACAGGAATGTTTGCCTGCAACAAAGAGCTGGATAAATTACGCCCGCATAACGTAACGTATGAGGACCAGCAGTTCTCCTCACCCACCGGTTTCACAAAAGCAGTATGGGGGGTGTATGCATCCGTAGCCGGCAGCGCCGTTGCCAGTTCTTTCAACTACAACGACCTGCAGCTTTATCTTTCCGAGGCACACGGCAATACCATCAAAGCCCTTGATGCAGGAATCAACAAAAATACAGACGCCTTCAACTACCTCAATTCAGCCGAGAAAGATCTCTCCTATTCTTACGACTACTGGCGGGGAAGTTACAATATCATCCTCCTGATCAACAAGATCCTGGCAAATGTAAAAGATGGAGAAACCAATCCTGAGATCTTACAGGCAAAAGGAGAAGCCCTTTTCCTGCGGGCATATGTGTACTTCAACCTGGTCCGCCTGTATGGGAAACCCTATTACCAGGATGCTGCAACAAGCCCTGGTGTAATGCTGATCATCACAGACAATAACGGGCTTGGATTTGCACCGCCGAGGGCTACGGTAAAAGAAGTGTATGAGCAGGTTACAAAAGACCTGCTGGCCGCGATTCCGCTCCTGACGCAGCCCCGGACCAACAGCTTCGCAGGAAAGTACCCGGCCTATGCTTTACTCTCAAGGGTATATCTGTATATGGGCGGCACCTTTACCCAACCGGATAATGCAGCCAATGCCAAGGCAAAGGAATATGCAGATTCTGTTATCCTCAATGGCGGATATGCTTTATTACAGGGAACTGCGTATACCAGTTATTACAACACAGATAACCCGGGTAATAAGGAAGATATTTTTGCTGTGAACACGCAGTATAAAAATGGATTGATCAGTAATCTGTACGCCATGCCTTCGCAGATCAATTATTCCGGAGGGCTTTACCGTCCTTCTCCTGATCTGCTGGGTCAGCTAAGAACACAGGACCTGCGCAGCAAATTCTATGTTAAGAATGTAACACCGGGTAATCCCAATGACTCATTGGCCAGTATAAAATATATGATGGGCTATGTATCATTGTACAGCCCTTCTCCTGCAAGATATCTTCGCCTGGCAGAAATGTACCTGAATAAAGCAGAAGCGGCGGTAAAAGCAGGTGATAATAATACAGCCATCATTAGTCTGAATGCCATCCGTTCCCGTGCGGGCATTGGTGATACTACAGGTATCACCGGCGAAGCACTCTTTAGTGAAATAGTAAAACAACGGCGGCTTGAATTGGCTTTTGAAGGCCATGTGGGCTATGACTACTTCCGTAATGGTCTACCCATGGTACGTAACTATACCTCCAACAGCTCAGGCCCAATGACCATCCAGGCAACAAACCCTAAAATATTATTACGTCTGCCATCAGATGAAATTATCGGTAATCCTAATCTTAAACAGAACGAACAATGA
- a CDS encoding RagB/SusD family nutrient uptake outer membrane protein, with translation MKKTWLLCLLLLISVTSCDKDFLTRDNPSDTVDEKFWQTDQQLIAVMQFLAGQLPTGGFQYGPNSRISISALTDDAVWTANFLPEINQFALGNGNSNPPSSAYMLIFPFWRDGFLKIRTCNRFLKYAGKAYVDPDKLAQYMLEVRAYRALFHLELFMYYGEIPIVKDDVAPANSYLKRNTREEIINFITAELTECAAGLPYSYSGDLPYRVTKGAALSIKTFALLNAFKYQEAAATAKEVVDLTDPAGGKMYELYKPAATDNYLNLFLYKGEFNRERILSNQLQQGVYLRLAPPNAAGTANVNPTQSFVDEYETRQGKTIFELGADSVAAYRKDPNFKNNRDPRMAATIVYPGATFYTVVNPFAPAPNPCAIGAVNSSRTGYFVRKYCDVSMDRTRPSTGTLDFMIFRLADLMLMRVEALVESGQWNHPDVIDYLNQIRNRSNMPNVDAAVYNSEAKMRELYRRERRIELAFEGSRWFDIRRWKIADKVMGVTVMGATNPATGQAVVVETRKFNKDRDYVWPIPIQEIQGNSNIVQNPGY, from the coding sequence ATGAAAAAAACATGGTTACTGTGCCTGTTACTGCTGATCAGTGTTACTTCCTGCGATAAAGATTTTCTTACCAGGGACAACCCAAGCGATACAGTAGACGAAAAATTCTGGCAAACGGATCAACAACTCATCGCGGTAATGCAATTCCTTGCGGGGCAGCTCCCTACCGGTGGCTTTCAATATGGGCCTAACAGCCGGATCTCGATCAGTGCGTTAACGGATGATGCCGTATGGACGGCCAACTTTTTGCCTGAGATCAACCAGTTTGCACTGGGCAATGGCAACTCCAATCCACCATCTTCTGCTTACATGCTGATATTCCCATTTTGGCGGGACGGCTTCCTGAAGATACGCACCTGCAACAGGTTCCTCAAATATGCGGGTAAGGCTTATGTAGATCCGGATAAACTTGCACAGTATATGTTGGAAGTAAGGGCGTACAGGGCATTATTTCACCTGGAACTGTTCATGTATTATGGAGAAATTCCTATCGTAAAAGACGATGTAGCGCCTGCCAATTCTTACCTGAAGAGAAATACCAGAGAGGAGATCATTAACTTTATTACCGCTGAACTTACAGAATGTGCTGCAGGCCTTCCATACAGTTATAGTGGCGACCTCCCTTACCGGGTTACAAAAGGAGCAGCCCTGTCTATTAAAACATTTGCCCTCCTGAACGCATTTAAATACCAGGAAGCAGCAGCAACAGCGAAGGAAGTGGTAGATCTTACTGATCCCGCAGGTGGAAAAATGTACGAATTGTACAAACCCGCGGCTACGGACAATTACCTGAACCTTTTCCTGTATAAAGGGGAATTTAATAGAGAAAGGATACTTTCCAACCAGTTGCAGCAGGGTGTTTATCTGCGGCTTGCACCTCCCAATGCAGCCGGTACTGCCAACGTGAATCCCACACAAAGTTTTGTGGACGAATATGAAACGAGGCAGGGTAAAACAATCTTCGAACTGGGGGCAGACAGTGTAGCAGCCTACAGAAAGGACCCCAATTTTAAAAATAACCGGGATCCCCGCATGGCTGCTACAATTGTTTATCCCGGCGCCACTTTTTATACAGTTGTGAATCCCTTTGCCCCTGCTCCTAATCCATGTGCGATCGGCGCTGTAAACTCATCACGTACCGGATATTTTGTGAGGAAGTACTGCGATGTGTCTATGGACAGAACTAGGCCATCCACCGGAACACTGGATTTTATGATCTTCCGTCTTGCAGACCTCATGCTGATGAGGGTGGAAGCATTGGTAGAAAGTGGTCAATGGAATCATCCTGATGTAATCGATTATCTTAACCAGATCCGTAATCGTTCCAATATGCCTAATGTGGATGCGGCTGTTTACAACAGTGAGGCAAAAATGCGTGAACTGTACAGGCGTGAAAGAAGAATAGAACTGGCCTTTGAAGGAAGCCGCTGGTTTGATATCAGAAGATGGAAAATAGCAGATAAAGTGATGGGTGTAACGGTAATGGGCGCTACTAATCCTGCTACGGGGCAAGCCGTGGTAGTGGAAACCCGCAAGTTTAACAAAGACCGTGATTATGTGTGGCCAATTCCTATCCAGGAAATACAGGGTAATAGTAATATAGTGCAGAATCCCGGATACTAG
- a CDS encoding TlpA disulfide reductase family protein yields MKNTWLSIALLLSGTTLFAQSNTTLEGNLPDLKEGTFVYLSKMSSSGKPDSVIAGAGNFRFSLNLEEGDMYLLRIGKDRNATGYLTFFYLEPGSLKVTAKGPLLTDAVYSGSSYASDLNSLNKATKTEPAFIEASALGKEMNEAYRVKDTIKLKALEAKYGRVDSIKNIWYKDWVKNHPASPVSAMVLSFYLREKDMSALQQQLNTLKPAARKNALGKKMQHSIDAAKATAIGKPAPDFTQNDTLGRPVSLKDFKGKYLLIDFWASWCVPCRQENPAVVKAFNAYKDKNFTILSVSLDQPGAKEKWLKAIHDDGLAWTHVSDLNWWDNAVSRQYDIRSIPANYLLGPDGVILAKNLRGEELEKKLEEVLK; encoded by the coding sequence ATGAAAAACACATGGCTATCAATAGCGTTGCTATTATCAGGCACAACCTTGTTTGCACAATCCAACACTACATTGGAAGGTAATCTTCCTGATCTGAAAGAAGGCACGTTCGTTTATCTTTCAAAGATGAGCTCTTCCGGAAAACCAGATTCCGTAATTGCAGGTGCCGGCAATTTCCGTTTCAGCCTTAACCTGGAAGAAGGGGATATGTACCTGCTCAGGATCGGAAAAGACAGGAATGCAACGGGATATCTTACTTTCTTCTACCTGGAACCAGGCAGCTTAAAAGTTACCGCTAAAGGCCCATTATTAACGGATGCCGTATACAGCGGCAGCAGTTACGCCAGCGATCTGAACAGCCTTAATAAAGCCACTAAGACCGAACCGGCTTTTATTGAAGCCAGTGCACTGGGTAAAGAAATGAACGAGGCTTACAGAGTAAAGGATACTATTAAACTAAAAGCATTAGAAGCAAAATACGGCCGCGTAGATTCCATCAAAAATATCTGGTACAAAGACTGGGTGAAAAACCATCCGGCCTCTCCTGTAAGTGCCATGGTCCTCTCCTTCTATCTGCGGGAAAAAGATATGAGCGCATTACAACAGCAGCTCAACACTTTAAAACCTGCAGCCAGAAAGAATGCACTGGGTAAAAAAATGCAGCATAGCATTGATGCAGCCAAGGCAACCGCTATCGGCAAACCGGCCCCTGATTTCACGCAGAATGATACCCTTGGCAGACCCGTTTCCTTAAAAGATTTCAAAGGGAAATACCTGCTGATAGACTTTTGGGCAAGCTGGTGCGTACCCTGCCGCCAGGAAAACCCTGCCGTTGTAAAAGCTTTCAATGCCTATAAGGATAAGAACTTCACCATTCTTAGCGTATCTCTTGATCAACCCGGTGCAAAGGAGAAATGGCTGAAAGCCATTCATGATGACGGGCTTGCCTGGACCCATGTATCCGATCTGAACTGGTGGGATAATGCTGTTTCACGACAGTATGATATCCGGTCTATCCCGGCGAATTACCTGCTGGGACCTGATGGCGTGATACTCGCAAAGAACCTGAGAGGAGAAGAACTGGAAAAGAAACTGGAAGAAGTATTGAAATGA
- a CDS encoding FecR family protein, whose protein sequence is MSIQQQERLSDLLTRYYKGNLAEADAEELSFYLKDDRNNDTIRQVLTGLSAEVAPAEVDMADMQRLIRNVKEVSSDSDNIRRLSFTRIAAAAAVLLMLGIGGYFLLIPPAEKRITVKRYKDDVQPGGNKAMLTLSDGSTISLEDAQQGSLAQQGGSQVIKSADGELAYNKNGLPGEEIQYNTLTTPLGGQYRITLPDGTSVWLNAGSSLRYPTAFTGKDRKVELKGEGYFDVAKNATMPFYVMLNNGVEVRVLGTQFNVNAYSDEKNIATTLVEGAVLVKNKEIANVLQPGQQSLAGQNDNTLKLVKNADIAAVTAWKEGVFKFNDAEIETVMKQLSRWYDIEIVYEGNPVKEYFNGTIPRNVPVSKVLELLELTGLVHFKIEGKRIIVTS, encoded by the coding sequence ATGAGCATACAGCAACAGGAAAGGCTTTCCGACCTGCTTACCCGTTATTATAAGGGTAACCTGGCGGAAGCCGATGCAGAAGAGTTATCCTTTTATCTGAAGGATGACCGGAACAACGATACCATCCGGCAGGTCCTGACAGGTCTGTCTGCGGAAGTTGCTCCGGCGGAAGTTGACATGGCTGATATGCAGCGTTTGATCCGTAATGTGAAAGAGGTTTCCAGTGATAGCGATAATATCAGGCGGCTGTCATTTACCCGGATCGCGGCTGCAGCCGCAGTACTGTTAATGCTGGGCATAGGAGGATATTTTCTTTTAATTCCACCTGCTGAAAAACGGATAACCGTTAAACGGTATAAGGATGATGTGCAACCAGGAGGAAATAAAGCCATGCTGACTTTGAGTGATGGCAGCACCATCAGCCTGGAAGATGCTCAGCAAGGCTCCCTTGCACAACAGGGAGGTTCGCAGGTGATCAAATCAGCAGATGGAGAACTGGCTTATAATAAAAACGGGCTGCCGGGTGAAGAGATCCAATATAATACACTGACCACACCGCTTGGCGGACAATACCGGATCACTTTACCGGATGGCACCAGCGTTTGGCTTAATGCCGGTAGCTCCCTCCGCTATCCCACTGCTTTCACAGGAAAGGACAGGAAAGTGGAACTGAAAGGGGAAGGTTATTTTGATGTAGCGAAAAACGCCACCATGCCGTTTTATGTGATGCTGAACAATGGTGTGGAAGTAAGGGTATTAGGCACACAATTCAATGTCAATGCCTACAGCGATGAAAAGAACATTGCCACTACCCTTGTGGAAGGCGCTGTGCTGGTAAAGAATAAGGAAATAGCCAATGTATTGCAACCAGGTCAGCAGAGCCTGGCCGGCCAAAATGATAATACCCTGAAACTGGTAAAGAACGCAGATATAGCTGCTGTAACGGCCTGGAAAGAAGGTGTGTTCAAATTTAATGATGCGGAAATTGAAACCGTGATGAAACAGCTTTCCCGCTGGTATGACATAGAGATCGTATACGAAGGTAATCCTGTAAAAGAATATTTCAACGGCACTATTCCAAGGAATGTTCCGGTATCAAAAGTATTGGAATTGCTGGAACTGACCGGTCTTGTACATTTTAAAATCGAGGGGAAAAGAATAATAGTCACATCCTGA
- a CDS encoding RNA polymerase sigma-70 factor, translated as MSEKINNERELLASVARADERAFEKIVHHYYPRLLPFVINITKTKYAAEEIVQEVFLRLWQHRHEHERIYNLSSWLFTIASNLSLTYIKRAALEGKLLKLIQLSQAESTLDAEERLNWKESGLLIHEAVQRLPPQQQLIYQLSRQEGLSNPEIAERLKLSPNTVKNHLVKAIQSIRVFIRRTTTIFF; from the coding sequence ATGAGCGAAAAGATAAACAATGAAAGGGAGCTGCTGGCCAGTGTGGCACGGGCAGATGAGAGAGCTTTCGAAAAGATCGTTCATCATTATTACCCCCGGCTGCTCCCATTTGTTATTAACATAACAAAAACAAAATACGCAGCCGAAGAAATAGTTCAGGAAGTATTCCTGCGCCTCTGGCAACATCGCCATGAGCATGAGCGTATTTATAATCTCAGCTCCTGGTTATTCACCATCGCTTCCAATCTTTCCCTTACCTATATTAAAAGAGCGGCCCTGGAAGGCAAACTCCTGAAACTAATACAACTCAGCCAGGCAGAGAGCACATTGGATGCAGAAGAAAGGCTCAACTGGAAAGAAAGCGGCCTGCTGATCCACGAGGCGGTTCAACGCCTCCCACCCCAGCAACAACTCATTTACCAACTCAGCCGCCAGGAAGGGTTGAGCAATCCGGAAATAGCTGAAAGACTGAAACTCTCTCCCAATACCGTTAAAAACCACCTGGTAAAGGCTATTCAGTCCATCCGCGTCTTTATCCGGCGCACTACCACAATTTTTTTTTAA